The sequence below is a genomic window from Paenibacillus silvisoli.
ATCTCAGCGTCTTTCGCTTCGTCGGTCAAACCAACGAACAGATCCAGATGCTCAGTCAAAATTTTGGCGCCGAGGCTAACCGCCTCTTCCGGTCGAATGCTTCCGTCGGTCCAAACTTCAAGTGTGAGCTTATCGTAGTTGGTCACTTGGCCAACACGAGTGTTCTCAACCGTGTAGTTAACACGAGTAATCGGTGTGTAGATCGAATCAACCGGGATGACGCCGATTGGCTGATCTTCCCGTTTGTTACGATCTGCTTGCACATAACCGCGTCCGCGGTTTGCAAATACCCGCATATGGAGCCGCGCACCGGAGGCCAGCGTCGCGATATGAAGATCAGGGCTTAAAATCTCGACATCGCTGTCTGCGCGAATATCGCCAGCCGTCACGTTGCCTTCGCCTTCCGCATCAATTTCCAATACCTTCTCTTCGTCGGAATGGATTTTTAGCGAGAGGCCTTTGAGATTCAGGATGATTTCGGTTACGTCCTCCATCACACCTGGAACCGTAGAGAACTCATGAAGAACACCGTCGATTTGAACAGAGGTTACCGCTGCACCAGGCAGCGACGACAACAGAATCCTCCGAAGGGAATTCCCAAGCGTCGCTCCGTATCCGCGTTCAAGCGGTTCTACAACGAAC
It includes:
- a CDS encoding DNA-directed RNA polymerase subunit alpha, encoding MIEIEKPKIETVELNEDGTYGRFVVEPLERGYGATLGNSLRRILLSSLPGAAVTSVQIDGVLHEFSTVPGVMEDVTEIILNLKGLSLKIHSDEEKVLEIDAEGEGNVTAGDIRADSDVEILSPDLHIATLASGARLHMRVFANRGRGYVQADRNKREDQPIGVIPVDSIYTPITRVNYTVENTRVGQVTNYDKLTLEVWTDGSIRPEEAVSLGAKILTEHLDLFVGLTDEAKDAEIMVEKEEDKKEKVLEMTIEELDLSVRSYNCLKRAGINTVQELITKTEEDMMKVRNLGRKSLEEVQEKLEELGLGLRMEE